A portion of the Paenibacillus hamazuiensis genome contains these proteins:
- a CDS encoding GNAT family N-acetyltransferase — translation MKLQTNRLLLTTLDLDLIEAAARRDTAAIEALGYKTNGEWPGPDFFEALPYFREILIKNNGTRGFDSWIIVERETKEIVGGIGFVGDPDQDGMIEIGFATNESHRRKGYCFEAAQKLMEWALDHDEVQLITARCELGNIGSKNVLLKLGFEMDHKDEELIYWKYPKMK, via the coding sequence ATGAAACTTCAAACGAATCGGCTTCTATTAACAACGCTTGATCTGGATTTGATCGAGGCGGCGGCAAGACGCGATACAGCCGCTATAGAGGCTTTGGGTTACAAAACCAATGGTGAATGGCCGGGGCCGGATTTTTTTGAAGCGTTACCTTACTTTCGCGAGATTCTGATCAAAAATAACGGTACCAGAGGATTTGACTCATGGATCATTGTGGAAAGAGAAACGAAAGAAATTGTAGGCGGGATAGGTTTTGTAGGAGATCCCGATCAGGACGGCATGATTGAAATCGGTTTTGCAACAAACGAAAGCCATCGCCGCAAAGGATATTGCTTTGAAGCCGCTCAAAAATTAATGGAATGGGCATTGGATCACGATGAGGTCCAACTCATAACGGCGAGATGCGAGCTCGGCAATATCGGCTCTAAGAATGTGCTGCTTAAGTTGGGATTCGAAATGGATCACAAAGACGAAGAGTTGATTTATTGGAAATATCCGAAGATGAAGTAA
- a CDS encoding ATP-binding protein, giving the protein MQCMFIWMEKYRNFTQQGFNFGGPLRFQYDKDLRKLVVQSSPFHIEDFFLPSRREEMEPRVSKITNVTAIVGENGTGKSSLLEYMIHLLSPETYYEEFAQLIVFRDKMDHYTVYHSSSMDFEIDNRSKAWIFKQEMSELNRAQLPLSVYFSNIFDARRMPQYKRLIGYINQTHPEKIIILVTPIDENSPIDGMPARFSHFGDLIQSCRNELTSFYESNEIHEAEFIQDKKVLDTLNRAALEVGPDLSRRYHMPPEGHALVIAKLSLLADHAQQMSKPRNPMTAMIRNYFAVKPIGFMEIYFLLRTFWNHFLPPVPC; this is encoded by the coding sequence GTGCAATGCATGTTCATCTGGATGGAGAAATACCGAAATTTTACCCAGCAAGGGTTCAATTTTGGCGGGCCGTTGAGGTTTCAATACGATAAAGACTTGAGAAAACTCGTAGTACAATCCTCACCATTTCATATAGAGGACTTTTTTCTTCCTTCAAGAAGAGAAGAAATGGAGCCGCGCGTTTCAAAAATAACGAATGTCACCGCAATTGTTGGGGAAAATGGCACGGGTAAATCTAGTCTATTGGAATATATGATCCATCTGCTGAGCCCCGAGACATATTATGAGGAATTTGCGCAACTGATAGTTTTTCGCGATAAAATGGATCATTATACCGTCTACCATTCATCGTCCATGGATTTTGAGATTGACAATCGATCAAAGGCATGGATTTTCAAACAGGAAATGTCTGAGCTCAATCGTGCTCAATTGCCCCTTTCCGTTTATTTCTCGAACATCTTCGATGCCAGACGGATGCCACAATACAAGCGGTTAATCGGATATATCAACCAAACACATCCTGAAAAAATCATTATTTTAGTCACGCCAATCGATGAAAATTCGCCGATTGATGGAATGCCGGCTAGGTTTAGCCATTTCGGGGATCTCATTCAGAGTTGCCGAAACGAATTGACATCCTTTTACGAATCTAATGAAATTCACGAGGCTGAATTTATTCAGGATAAGAAAGTCCTGGACACCCTAAATCGCGCTGCCTTGGAGGTTGGTCCAGACTTATCTCGAAGATATCATATGCCGCCTGAAGGACATGCGTTGGTTATCGCTAAGCTCTCTTTACTGGCTGACCATGCCCAACAGATGTCGAAACCTAGAAATCCCATGACTGCTATGATCCGCAATTATTTTGCCGTCAAACCTATTGGTTTCATGGAAATTTACTTTCTTCTCAGAACTTTTTGGAACCATTTTTTGCCGCCAGTACCATGTTAG
- a CDS encoding GntR family transcriptional regulator → MINDELPIPKYAQIAEHLKIKVEELTKEGKDKFLSDDELIKMFDVSRMTIRQAVQLLVKEGLLKRIQGKGTFIVRKDKLKTDIAKLDTFFQGWYLEKNFNVKLLYRGSVPCPEGIDVKLGVKLGEEVYQVKRLRLSEGIPVVIDNRYLLKKYGEQITDEEYVNYSFSHLFLNKFNMSLTEGEIEIEAVLAGQEVSEILDISIGSPVLYRTVDLKVKKCCVLTGASSYRGDMYKYKSILSLE, encoded by the coding sequence ATGATTAATGACGAGTTGCCTATTCCCAAGTATGCTCAGATTGCAGAACATTTAAAGATAAAAGTAGAAGAACTAACCAAAGAGGGAAAAGACAAATTCCTAAGCGATGATGAACTAATAAAAATGTTTGATGTCTCTAGAATGACTATTCGTCAGGCGGTTCAATTGCTTGTAAAAGAAGGTCTTTTAAAACGCATCCAAGGAAAAGGCACATTTATAGTTCGAAAAGACAAATTAAAAACAGATATTGCTAAATTGGATACTTTTTTTCAAGGGTGGTACTTAGAAAAAAACTTTAATGTTAAGTTGTTATATAGGGGATCAGTACCTTGTCCAGAAGGAATAGATGTAAAATTGGGGGTAAAACTTGGCGAAGAAGTTTATCAAGTAAAACGTTTACGTCTTTCAGAGGGTATCCCAGTTGTTATTGATAACCGTTATCTTTTAAAGAAGTATGGTGAACAAATTACTGATGAAGAATATGTCAATTATTCTTTCTCTCATTTATTTTTAAATAAATTTAATATGTCCCTTACCGAAGGTGAAATTGAAATAGAAGCGGTTCTTGCTGGTCAAGAGGTTTCAGAAATTCTTGATATTTCCATAGGTTCTCCAGTTTTATATAGGACTGTTGACTTGAAAGTAAAAAAATGTTGTGTTTTAACAGGTGCTTCTTCCTATCGTGGAGATATGTACAAATACAAATCAATATTAAGTTTGGAATAA
- a CDS encoding SLC13 family permease has translation MFYTILIILAIIIAIYLGEKFDINTGLVALAFAYLIGCFVLGMSVKELLATFPTKLFLVIFTLTLFFNFAVVNGTLEKIAHLLLYRFQKHTKWLPLILYFITALVSGMGAGFFTSVAIMGAIAITLCKSSGMNKLQASFAVSLGSLSGANFMYSAHGVLFNSLLSKTAVADQANVLTRDIFVVSLIYPIFVMLILMLLDRKNSQIAELNIKKPEVFSKKQKINISLITLLMVIVLGVPMLANFMPGNETIKFINSRTDITLLAVVFAIAAYLLKLAEDKPKEVLARVPWSTLWLVSGVGMLIDVAVEAGTIDLLASLINNMPSFIVPIAVTIIAGIMSIFSSTLGVVAPLMFPMIAGIVGPTGYSASLIAVAIIIGAQSTALAPFSTGGSLILGNSGLGEEESKKFYNDLLYKATFLGLGFAIVATLILMFIF, from the coding sequence ATGTTTTATACTATTTTAATAATACTGGCTATTATTATTGCAATTTATCTGGGTGAAAAGTTTGATATTAATACTGGATTAGTTGCTTTAGCATTCGCTTATTTAATTGGTTGTTTTGTTTTGGGGATGTCCGTTAAAGAATTATTGGCAACATTCCCAACAAAGTTATTCTTAGTTATTTTCACCTTAACGCTCTTCTTTAATTTTGCAGTGGTGAATGGTACTTTAGAAAAAATTGCTCATTTATTGCTTTATAGATTTCAAAAACACACAAAATGGCTGCCTTTAATTTTGTATTTTATTACAGCGTTGGTTTCAGGAATGGGTGCCGGTTTCTTTACCTCTGTGGCAATCATGGGAGCGATTGCAATTACGTTATGTAAATCATCAGGAATGAATAAATTGCAAGCTTCATTTGCAGTTTCATTAGGTTCGCTTTCCGGTGCAAATTTCATGTATAGTGCGCACGGGGTACTCTTTAACTCCTTGTTAAGTAAAACAGCTGTTGCTGATCAGGCGAATGTTCTAACAAGGGATATCTTTGTTGTTTCATTGATCTATCCAATATTTGTCATGTTGATTTTGATGCTTCTTGATAGAAAAAATAGTCAAATCGCTGAATTGAATATTAAAAAACCAGAGGTTTTTTCAAAAAAACAAAAAATAAATATTTCTTTAATTACTCTTCTTATGGTTATTGTACTAGGAGTGCCGATGCTCGCTAATTTTATGCCAGGGAATGAAACTATTAAGTTTATTAACTCACGTACCGACATTACTTTACTCGCAGTTGTATTCGCAATCGCAGCTTACTTATTAAAATTAGCTGAGGACAAACCCAAAGAAGTACTGGCAAGAGTACCTTGGAGTACATTATGGCTTGTATCAGGGGTAGGAATGTTAATTGATGTTGCCGTTGAAGCAGGAACAATCGATTTATTAGCTTCTTTGATAAATAACATGCCGTCCTTTATTGTTCCAATTGCCGTGACAATTATTGCTGGTATTATGTCAATCTTTAGTAGTACTTTGGGTGTTGTTGCACCGCTTATGTTCCCAATGATTGCTGGTATAGTAGGTCCTACAGGCTACAGTGCTTCGTTAATTGCGGTTGCTATTATCATCGGAGCCCAATCAACAGCTTTAGCGCCATTCTCTACAGGTGGTAGTTTGATACTTGGTAACAGTGGTTTAGGCGAAGAAGAATCTAAGAAATTTTATAATGATTTACTTTATAAAGCAACGTTTTTAGGGTTAGGATTTGCTATTGTTGCAACTTTGATTTTAATGTTTATATTTTAG
- a CDS encoding amidohydrolase family protein produces MQKIFDSHFHIIDPKFPLTGNQGFLPEYFPFDEYVKRAMKLNITGGAVVSASYQGYDKSYLKEALKRLGPGFVGVVQLPYETTDEEIIELSEVGVRAVRFNIYNGLSLSLDRLASMAKRVYELARWHVELHVASSDLEELSPIIECLPAVSIDHLGLLEEGFPSLLRLVSQGVKVKASGFGRVDFDVKKVLQRIYSENPEALMFGTDLPSTRAKRPFVVEDIDLIAETLGETGTKKVLYSNAIKWYMEKN; encoded by the coding sequence GTGCAAAAAATATTTGACTCTCATTTTCATATTATTGATCCAAAGTTTCCATTGACAGGAAACCAAGGATTTCTACCAGAATATTTCCCTTTTGATGAATATGTAAAACGAGCAATGAAGCTTAATATTACAGGTGGAGCGGTTGTTTCAGCCTCTTATCAAGGATACGACAAATCGTATCTAAAGGAAGCTCTCAAACGACTTGGGCCGGGTTTCGTTGGGGTGGTGCAACTACCCTACGAAACAACAGATGAAGAAATAATTGAGTTATCAGAAGTAGGAGTTAGAGCGGTAAGGTTCAACATCTATAATGGACTCTCACTTTCCCTTGATCGGTTGGCATCCATGGCAAAACGGGTTTATGAATTGGCTAGATGGCATGTAGAACTACACGTTGCCTCGTCTGACCTGGAAGAATTGTCACCAATCATTGAATGTCTTCCTGCCGTATCAATAGATCACTTAGGTTTGCTAGAGGAAGGGTTTCCCAGTTTGCTTAGACTTGTTAGCCAGGGTGTAAAAGTCAAAGCTTCAGGATTTGGAAGAGTCGATTTTGATGTCAAGAAAGTCCTGCAAAGGATTTATTCCGAAAACCCAGAAGCGCTTATGTTTGGCACTGACCTTCCTTCTACAAGAGCAAAACGCCCATTTGTAGTAGAAGACATAGATCTTATAGCTGAAACACTTGGAGAAACAGGTACAAAGAAAGTTCTATATTCAAATGCCATTAAGTGGTATATGGAAAAAAACTAA